The following proteins are co-located in the Gossypium hirsutum isolate 1008001.06 chromosome A02, Gossypium_hirsutum_v2.1, whole genome shotgun sequence genome:
- the LOC107939361 gene encoding cytochrome P450 CYP749A22: MSALTKLAILFPCCFILIALVKLLYDYLWRPLRLQRMMSSQGIKGPPYTFIHGNNKEATKMTMEALSKPMGALRHDIFPRVQPHVYSCVNRYGRIYLAWDGNRPELVITEAELVNEVLKHSATTFPKRKPTFFLTGLFGNGLVTALGEKWVKQRKLANYAFHGESLKNMTPAVIASVETMLEKWKSYVGKEMEVYHEFRLLTSEVISRTAFGSSYLEGEKIFDMLSKLSIIRSRNLFETRIPLINKLWKSADMLKSEELSKGIQDCVMKIVKKREDKVENREADSFDNDFLGLLVKAYHDPDKNNRLSMEDLVDECKTFYFAGQDTVNSLLAWMVFLIAIHGDWQEKARREVIEIFGNQIPDSEGISKLKIMTMIIYETLRLYGPSIAMMRRAEREVQLGKLVLPANLDLLVVHSASHHDPQLWGDEVHLFKPERFAEGIAKATNYNAGAFCPFGLGPRNCVGMNFAIIETKIALSMILQRYTISLSPAYVHSPIPYITIQPQHGIQVILESLHNDA, encoded by the exons ATGAGTGCCTTGACGAAGCTTGCAATTCTTTTTCCATGTTGTTTCATCCTCATAGCTTTAGTAAAGCTCCTTTATGATTACTTATGGAGACCTCTCCGTCTACAGCGTATGATGAGTTCACAGGGAATCAAAGGACCTCCTTACACCTTCATCCATGGCAACAACAAAGAAGCTACCAAAATGACAATGGAAGCCTTAAGCAAACCTATGGGCGCCTTGAGACATGATATATTTCCCAGAGTGCAGCCACATGTTTACTCATGTGTCAACAGATATG GGAGGATTTATCTTGCTTGGGACGGTAATCGACCTGAACTGGTGATTACGGAAGCTGAACTTGTCAACGAGGTTCTGAAACATAGTGCGACAACTTTTCCAAAAAGGAAGCCTACTTTTTTTCTCACTGGCCTATTTGGGAATGGGCTTGTGACAGCTCTAGGTGAAAAATGGGTGAAGCAACGGAAGTTGGCGAATTATGCTTTTCATGGGGAAAGCTTAAAG AACATGACACCAGCTGTAATTGCTAGTGTTGAAACAATGCTAGAAAAGTGGAAAAGCTATGTAGGCAAAGAGATGGAAGTATATCATGAATTTAGATTATTGACCTCGGAAGTGATATCCAGAACAGCTTTCGGTAGCAGTTACTTGGAAGGGGAGAAGATTTTTGACATGTTGAGCAAGTTGTCAATAATTAGGAGCAGAAATCTCTTCGAAACTCGAATTCCTCTGATCAA CAAGTTATGGAAATCTGCTGATATGCTAAAGTCTGAAGAACTTTCAAAAGGAATACAAGATTGTGTAATGAAGATTGTTAAGAAAAGAGAAGACAAAGTTGAGAACAGAGAAGCCGATAGCTTCGACAATGATTTTCTGGGATTACTTGTAAAAGCCTATCATGATCCAGACAAAAATAACAGGCTTTCGATGGAAGACTTGGTGGATGAGTGCAAAACGTTCTACTTTGCTGGACAAGATACTGTTAATTCCTTACTTGCATGGATGGTCTTCCTTATAGCAATTCATGGAGATTGGCAAGAGAAAGCAAGAAGAGAAGTGATTGAGATATTTGGTAACCAAATTCCAGATTCTGAAGGCATTTCTAAACTCAAAATC ATGACCATGATTATTTACGAAACTCTAAGATTATATGGTCCATCAATTGCCATGATGAGAAGAGCTGAAAGAGAAGTTCAGTTAGGGAAGCTAGTCTTGCCTGCTAATCTAGATCTTCTAGTTGTACATTCTGCATCTCACCATGACCCTCAACTATGGGGAGATGAGGTACATCTTTTTAAACCAGAGAGATTCGCAGAAGGGATTGCCAAAGCTACCAATTACAATGCAGGTGCATTTTGTCCCTTTGGATTGGGACCTCGGAATTGTGTTGGTATGAACTTTGCAATCATCGAAACGAAGATTGCACTCTCCATGATTCTACAACGCTACACCATTTCTCTTTCCCCTGCCTATGTCCACTCACCAATTCCTTATATCACCATTCAACCACAACATGGAATTCAAGTAATACTCGAGTCACTGCATAACGATGCGTAA
- the LOC107939347 gene encoding uncharacterized protein isoform X1, whose product MACNVMNSWTFTGIVGAFLDLFIAYLYLCGSTLAYLASRFLGLFGLSLPCPCNGLFGYLEKKNRFQAMLVHDPCLKISPVQYSIMKRLPFDAIWNNFYDDGEDDDDDEQRDSQLNSDYWQDGKVEMEGEASSSSCNGKKNTFVGVKNGNFGQIHKWKGGLKLVLGDARELIVFLVEKFHLLRMIHWFPLRHQLVSILLLLLLNLAKMLPKRVRLWFIPKVMIFYETFLWFFYYVNVTSNVFIVLYFLDGKETAKDIGGPKQNFQGSQMDYDSFAENKSVDEKEIAMVIKRSASAQDFDGGRVLGQALDAEHAACAALYIELEKERSAAATAADEAMAMILRLQEEKAAIEMEAKQYRRMIEAKFTYDAEEMNILKEILLRREKEKYFLEKETESYKQILYGKEQLDADMYDTAATEEQEMSSEWELLQVQQVNELFREKDKTKVNTDFVEGIAVTELNKAASFLSSSIENNDAHMFRSDDEINTMVEDKKQCNETNPNQHSALKTTEAKMIFPYINEKVEKLGKGLHRSDSGSGFHVLDVHVINNASNEKNKEGEKIIEKKLIGVSSNSPKACDNQTPGWVEIESGRKGNSLERSEGLPPIHPSQPKYLHRKSKSAFDYERLKIDNEVGWLRERLKIVQLGREKLNFPAGQKGREQVELQIMEDIATQLRDRQQLTESGKALPQAPLPPPSSKVMSKKRHKQSASLGGLGSI is encoded by the exons ATGGCGTGCAATGTGATGAATTCATGGACATTCACTGGTATTGTGGGTGCGTTCCTTGATCTATTCATAGCTTATTTATATCTTTGTGGATCAACTCTGGCCTATTTGGCTTCAAGATTTCTGGGTTTATTTGGACTGTCTTTGCCGTGTCCTTGTAATGGATTGTTTGGGTACTTGGAAAAGAAAAATCGTTTCCAAGCCATGTTAGTTCATGATCCATGTCTTAAAATCTCACCCGTTCAATATTCTATTATGAAAAGACTCCCTTTTGATGCTATCTGGAACAACTTTTATGATGATGGAGAAGATGACGATGATGATGAGCAACGCGATAGCCAATTGAATTCGGATTATTGGCAGGATGGGAAAGTAGAAATGGAGGGGGAAGCTTCTTCTAGTTCATGTAATGGGAAGAAGAATACTTTTGTTGGTGTGAAAAATGGAAACTTTGGGCAAATTCATAAGTGGAAAGGAGGCCTAAAGTTGGTCTTAGGCGACGCAAGAgaattgatagttttcttggtggaAAAGTTTCATCTTCTCCGAATGATCCATTGGTTTCCATTACGACACCAACTGGTTTCAATTCTTCTGCTACTTTTGTTAAACTTGGCAAAGATGTTACCGAAGAGAGTAAGACTCTGGTTCATTCCGAAGGTGATGATCTTTTACGAAACCTTCCTTTGgtttttttattatgttaatgTCACATCTAATGTGTTCATAGTTCTGTACTTTTTAGATGGTAAGGAAACTGCAAAAGATATTGGAGGGCCTAAACAAAATTTTCAGGGTTCACAAATGGATTATGACTCTTTTGCTGAGAATAAATCGGTGGACGAAAAGGAAATAGCAATGGTTATCAAGCGCTCGGCATCGGCTCAAGATTTTGATGGCGGCAGAGTCTTGGGACAAGCTCTCGATGCAGAGCACGCTGCTTGTGCTGCTCTTTACATTGAGCTCGAGAAAGAGAGAAGTGCCGCTGCCACTGCTGCTGATGAGGCTATGGCGATGATACTACGTTTGCAAGAAGAGAAGGCAGCCATTGAGATGGAAGCTAAGCAATACCGGAGGATGATCGAGGCGAAATTCACATATGATGCTGAAGAAATGAACATTCTCAAAGAGATCTTATTAAGGAGAGAAAAGGAAAAGTATTTCTTGGAGAAGGAAACTGAATCTTACAAGCAAATATTATACGGGAAAGAGCAGCTGGATGCTGATATGTATGATACTGCAGCCACGGAGGAACAAGAGATGTCAAGTGAGTGGGAGCTACTGCAAGTTCAGCAGGTCAATGAATTGTTTAGAGAGAAGGACAAGACGAAAGTTAACACCGATTTTGTGGAAGGGATAGCGGTCACCGAACTCAATAAAGCTGCCAGCTTTTTGAGTTCGAGTATTGAAAATAATGATGCACATATGTTTAGAAGTGACGATGAGATTAATACCATGGTAGAAGATAAGAAGCAATGCAACGAAACCAATCCAAACCAACATTCGGCACTGAAGACAACTGAGGCTAAGATGATTTTCCCATACATCAACGAAAAAGTGGAGAAACTCGGAAAAGGTTTACATAGATCAGATTCTGGTTCTGGTTTCCATGTACTCGATGTTCATGTCATTAACAACGCATCAAATGAGAAGAACAAAGAGGGTGAAAAAATAATCGAGAAGAAGTTGATCGGTGTTTCCTCAAACTCACCTAAAGCATGTGATAATCAAACCCCCGGTTGGGTAGAAATTGAGTCTGGCAGGAAAGGAAACAGTTTAGAGAGATCGGAAGGATTACCACCAATTCATCCTTCACAACCAAAATATTTGCATAGAAAATCGAAGTCGGCTTTTGATTATGAAAGGTTAAAGATTGACAATGAAGTTGGGTGGCTCAGAGAAAGGCTAAAGATTGTACAACTGGGAAGAGAGAAGCTCAACTTCCCTGCAGGCCAGAAGGGAAGGGAACAAGTTGAGTTGCAAATAATGGAAGATATTGCAACTCAGCTTCGAGATAGACAACAATTAACCGAGTCGGGGAAGGCTCTACCACAGGCACCGTTGCCCCCTCCATCTTCTAAG GTAATGTCAAAGAAAAGACATAAGCAAAGTGCTTCTTTAGGAGGATTAGGAAGCATTTAA
- the LOC107939347 gene encoding calponin homology domain-containing protein DDB_G0272472 isoform X2 — MDYDSFAENKSVDEKEIAMVIKRSASAQDFDGGRVLGQALDAEHAACAALYIELEKERSAAATAADEAMAMILRLQEEKAAIEMEAKQYRRMIEAKFTYDAEEMNILKEILLRREKEKYFLEKETESYKQILYGKEQLDADMYDTAATEEQEMSSEWELLQVQQVNELFREKDKTKVNTDFVEGIAVTELNKAASFLSSSIENNDAHMFRSDDEINTMVEDKKQCNETNPNQHSALKTTEAKMIFPYINEKVEKLGKGLHRSDSGSGFHVLDVHVINNASNEKNKEGEKIIEKKLIGVSSNSPKACDNQTPGWVEIESGRKGNSLERSEGLPPIHPSQPKYLHRKSKSAFDYERLKIDNEVGWLRERLKIVQLGREKLNFPAGQKGREQVELQIMEDIATQLRDRQQLTESGKALPQAPLPPPSSKVMSKKRHKQSASLGGLGSI; from the exons ATGGATTATGACTCTTTTGCTGAGAATAAATCGGTGGACGAAAAGGAAATAGCAATGGTTATCAAGCGCTCGGCATCGGCTCAAGATTTTGATGGCGGCAGAGTCTTGGGACAAGCTCTCGATGCAGAGCACGCTGCTTGTGCTGCTCTTTACATTGAGCTCGAGAAAGAGAGAAGTGCCGCTGCCACTGCTGCTGATGAGGCTATGGCGATGATACTACGTTTGCAAGAAGAGAAGGCAGCCATTGAGATGGAAGCTAAGCAATACCGGAGGATGATCGAGGCGAAATTCACATATGATGCTGAAGAAATGAACATTCTCAAAGAGATCTTATTAAGGAGAGAAAAGGAAAAGTATTTCTTGGAGAAGGAAACTGAATCTTACAAGCAAATATTATACGGGAAAGAGCAGCTGGATGCTGATATGTATGATACTGCAGCCACGGAGGAACAAGAGATGTCAAGTGAGTGGGAGCTACTGCAAGTTCAGCAGGTCAATGAATTGTTTAGAGAGAAGGACAAGACGAAAGTTAACACCGATTTTGTGGAAGGGATAGCGGTCACCGAACTCAATAAAGCTGCCAGCTTTTTGAGTTCGAGTATTGAAAATAATGATGCACATATGTTTAGAAGTGACGATGAGATTAATACCATGGTAGAAGATAAGAAGCAATGCAACGAAACCAATCCAAACCAACATTCGGCACTGAAGACAACTGAGGCTAAGATGATTTTCCCATACATCAACGAAAAAGTGGAGAAACTCGGAAAAGGTTTACATAGATCAGATTCTGGTTCTGGTTTCCATGTACTCGATGTTCATGTCATTAACAACGCATCAAATGAGAAGAACAAAGAGGGTGAAAAAATAATCGAGAAGAAGTTGATCGGTGTTTCCTCAAACTCACCTAAAGCATGTGATAATCAAACCCCCGGTTGGGTAGAAATTGAGTCTGGCAGGAAAGGAAACAGTTTAGAGAGATCGGAAGGATTACCACCAATTCATCCTTCACAACCAAAATATTTGCATAGAAAATCGAAGTCGGCTTTTGATTATGAAAGGTTAAAGATTGACAATGAAGTTGGGTGGCTCAGAGAAAGGCTAAAGATTGTACAACTGGGAAGAGAGAAGCTCAACTTCCCTGCAGGCCAGAAGGGAAGGGAACAAGTTGAGTTGCAAATAATGGAAGATATTGCAACTCAGCTTCGAGATAGACAACAATTAACCGAGTCGGGGAAGGCTCTACCACAGGCACCGTTGCCCCCTCCATCTTCTAAG GTAATGTCAAAGAAAAGACATAAGCAAAGTGCTTCTTTAGGAGGATTAGGAAGCATTTAA